A region of Paenimyroides aestuarii DNA encodes the following proteins:
- the bshC gene encoding bacillithiol biosynthesis cysteine-adding enzyme BshC: protein MFQIPYEQTGYFSKLMIDYLGKNNQLSSLYNRFPSIENFKDQILEKQTNFSSANREILAESLQNQYAHFSVTAATQNNINRLKDTTTFTVVTGHQLNLFTGPLYFLYKIVSTINLCKELKKTYPEYDFVPIYWMATEDHDFDEINFFNFNQKKFQWNKEVSGPVGRLNTDGLQAVFEEFKKHLPLGNHANELANLFENAYLKHHNLADATRFLANELFGNEGLVIIDGDDVALKKLFIPHIKEELTNQSSFKEVEKSYAILKDAIIQVNPREINLFFIEDGLRERIVFEDDFYKVLNTELQFTREELLHLVDTNPEKFSPNVILRPLYQEVILPNLCYIGGGGELAYWLELKEVFTLHNITFPMLLLRNSVLLATEKQNQKRAKLNLSWEELFLKTDEFQQKKTKDFAQNIFDFEQQKQFLKEQFAALKEVALQTNKSFIGAVNAQEVKQIKGLENLEKRYFKAERLKNQDHLDRMLDLKIALFPNNSLQERVDNFSTFYVDYGKEMMDILLENLNPLEQHFAVVVL, encoded by the coding sequence ATGTTCCAAATTCCCTACGAACAAACCGGCTATTTCTCTAAATTAATGATTGATTACCTTGGTAAAAACAATCAGTTGAGCAGTTTATACAACCGTTTTCCTTCTATAGAAAATTTTAAAGACCAGATTTTAGAAAAGCAAACAAATTTCTCCAGTGCAAACCGAGAGATACTTGCCGAGAGCCTGCAAAATCAATATGCTCATTTTTCGGTAACAGCTGCCACTCAGAACAACATCAATCGTTTAAAGGACACCACCACTTTTACGGTAGTTACAGGGCATCAGCTGAATTTGTTTACAGGACCGCTTTATTTTTTGTACAAAATAGTTTCTACAATTAATTTATGTAAGGAATTGAAAAAGACGTATCCCGAATACGATTTTGTGCCGATTTATTGGATGGCGACAGAAGATCATGATTTTGATGAGATTAACTTTTTCAATTTCAACCAGAAAAAATTTCAGTGGAATAAAGAAGTTTCAGGTCCGGTTGGCAGATTGAATACCGATGGATTACAGGCTGTTTTTGAAGAATTTAAAAAGCATTTACCCTTAGGAAATCACGCCAACGAACTAGCTAATTTATTTGAAAACGCTTATTTGAAACACCACAATTTAGCCGATGCTACCCGGTTTTTAGCCAATGAATTGTTTGGCAATGAAGGTTTGGTGATTATTGATGGGGATGATGTGGCATTGAAAAAACTATTTATTCCGCACATTAAAGAAGAATTGACTAATCAGTCGTCTTTTAAGGAAGTCGAGAAAAGTTACGCTATTTTAAAAGACGCTATTATTCAAGTGAATCCGCGTGAAATTAATTTGTTTTTTATTGAAGACGGTTTGCGTGAACGTATTGTTTTTGAAGATGATTTTTATAAAGTTTTAAATACGGAACTACAGTTTACAAGAGAGGAATTGTTGCATTTGGTGGATACCAACCCAGAGAAATTCAGTCCGAATGTAATTCTACGTCCGCTGTATCAGGAAGTAATTTTACCAAATTTATGCTACATTGGCGGTGGCGGCGAATTGGCTTATTGGTTAGAGTTGAAGGAAGTTTTTACTTTGCACAACATTACCTTCCCGATGCTTTTGTTGAGAAACTCTGTTTTACTGGCAACTGAAAAACAAAATCAAAAACGAGCGAAATTAAACCTTTCGTGGGAAGAATTATTTTTAAAAACAGATGAGTTTCAACAAAAGAAAACAAAAGATTTCGCTCAAAATATATTCGATTTTGAACAGCAAAAACAGTTTTTAAAAGAACAATTTGCAGCGTTAAAAGAAGTTGCCTTACAAACCAACAAATCTTTTATTGGTGCTGTAAATGCGCAAGAAGTTAAACAAATTAAAGGTCTAGAAAATTTAGAAAAACGCTATTTTAAAGCCGAACGTTTAAAAAATCAGGATCATTTAGACAGAATGCTCGATTTAAAAATTGCTTTGTTTCCAAACAACAGTTTGCAGGAACGCGTGGATAATTTTTCAACTTTTTATGTTGATTATGGTAAAGAAATGATGGATATTTTGTTAGAAAACTTAAATCCGTTGGAGCAGCATTTTGCAGTCGTGGTTTTGTAG
- a CDS encoding B12-binding domain-containing radical SAM protein: METQILLITPPFTQLNTPYPGTVYLKGFLNTKNISSYQADLGIEVILKLFSKQGLIDLFAFVEQHDCVLGENAQRIFALKTDYIHSIDAVISFLQGKNPTLANAIVQDDFLPQASRFSQLDELDWAFGSMGFQDKAKHFATLYLEDLSDFIIETVDENFGFSRYAERLGRSANSFDELYEKLHHEPTYIDQITLKSLNELIEKTKPKIVGFSVPFPGNLYSAFRCAQFIKQNYPDIKMVMGGGFPNTELRSLSDVRVFQFFDFINLDDGEAPTEQLIRFVNNEISASELKRTFLLQNDEVKYSNNPLIPDYKQSQVGCPDYTDIDLSNYISVIEVVNPMHRLWSDGRWNKLTMAHGCYWGKCTFCDISLDYIKIYEPIAAKEIVDRMEQLIATTSNSGFHFVDEAAPPALMREVALEIIKRKLSVSWWTNIRFEKNFTLDLCRLLKASGCIAVSGGLEVASDRLLQLIDKGVTVEQVARVNRNFTEAGIMVHAYLMYGFPTQTAQETIDSLEMVRQMFEVGIMQSGFWHQFAMTAHSPVGLNPEAFDVINLSKEKGTFANNDLVHKEKSGAIHDKFSFGLKKSLFNYMHGLCFDFELQEWFDFKIPRTKIPHDYIVSVLENENFPSFKSTQKVIWLVTKPVLEYFTKSKKGKTFEKARINVHSKNDLLQIDVDKEIGEWLVQFCNDLKESSKGTMSYQQMKNSFEAYTNQDFEPFIFSKQGEQLRNFGLLIV; the protein is encoded by the coding sequence TTGGAGACACAAATTTTACTCATCACGCCGCCTTTCACGCAATTGAACACGCCTTATCCGGGCACGGTTTATTTAAAAGGATTTTTAAACACCAAAAATATTTCTTCCTATCAAGCCGATTTAGGGATAGAAGTGATTTTGAAGTTGTTTTCCAAACAAGGATTAATTGATTTGTTTGCTTTTGTGGAACAGCATGATTGTGTGTTGGGTGAAAATGCACAACGGATTTTTGCTTTAAAAACGGATTATATTCATTCGATTGATGCAGTGATTTCGTTTCTTCAGGGAAAAAATCCAACGTTGGCAAATGCTATTGTTCAAGATGATTTTTTACCTCAAGCAAGCCGTTTTTCGCAATTAGATGAGTTGGATTGGGCTTTTGGGTCGATGGGTTTTCAAGACAAAGCCAAGCATTTTGCCACGCTTTATTTAGAAGATTTATCAGATTTTATCATAGAAACAGTCGATGAAAATTTCGGATTCAGCCGTTATGCCGAACGTTTGGGGAGATCTGCCAATTCTTTTGATGAATTGTATGAAAAGTTGCACCACGAACCAACGTATATCGACCAAATCACGCTCAAAAGTCTGAACGAATTAATAGAAAAAACAAAACCTAAAATTGTTGGTTTTTCGGTTCCTTTCCCAGGAAATCTATACAGTGCGTTTCGTTGTGCGCAGTTTATCAAACAAAATTATCCAGACATTAAAATGGTTATGGGCGGCGGTTTTCCAAATACCGAATTGCGTTCATTGTCTGATGTGCGTGTGTTTCAATTCTTCGATTTTATTAATTTAGACGATGGCGAAGCACCAACCGAACAATTGATTCGTTTTGTGAATAATGAAATTTCTGCCAGTGAATTAAAGCGTACTTTTTTGTTGCAAAATGATGAAGTGAAATACAGCAACAATCCGCTGATACCCGATTATAAGCAAAGCCAAGTAGGTTGCCCGGATTATACCGATATCGATTTATCAAACTATATTTCGGTGATTGAAGTGGTGAATCCCATGCACCGCTTGTGGAGCGATGGACGTTGGAATAAACTAACGATGGCACACGGTTGTTATTGGGGAAAATGTACTTTTTGCGATATTTCGTTAGATTATATAAAGATTTATGAACCCATTGCTGCCAAGGAAATTGTTGATCGAATGGAACAATTAATTGCCACAACAAGCAACAGCGGTTTTCATTTTGTTGATGAAGCAGCACCACCGGCTTTAATGCGCGAAGTGGCGTTAGAAATTATAAAACGCAAACTTTCGGTTTCGTGGTGGACGAATATTCGGTTTGAAAAAAATTTTACTTTAGATTTGTGCCGATTATTAAAAGCATCGGGCTGTATTGCAGTTTCGGGCGGGTTGGAAGTGGCATCAGACAGATTGTTGCAATTGATTGACAAAGGCGTCACGGTTGAACAAGTGGCGCGTGTAAACAGAAATTTTACCGAAGCCGGAATCATGGTACATGCATATTTAATGTATGGTTTCCCAACACAAACGGCACAAGAAACGATTGATTCATTGGAAATGGTTCGACAAATGTTTGAGGTTGGCATCATGCAATCGGGTTTTTGGCATCAGTTTGCCATGACCGCTCACAGTCCGGTTGGATTGAATCCAGAAGCGTTTGATGTGATCAATCTTTCAAAAGAAAAAGGAACATTTGCCAACAATGATTTGGTGCATAAAGAAAAATCGGGTGCCATTCACGACAAGTTTTCGTTCGGATTGAAAAAATCACTTTTTAATTATATGCACGGTTTGTGTTTTGATTTTGAATTGCAAGAATGGTTCGATTTTAAAATTCCGCGCACTAAAATTCCGCACGATTATATAGTATCGGTTTTAGAGAATGAAAATTTTCCTAGCTTTAAATCAACCCAAAAAGTGATTTGGTTGGTTACAAAACCTGTTTTGGAATATTTTACCAAATCGAAAAAAGGCAAAACGTTTGAAAAAGCCCGTATAAATGTGCATTCTAAAAATGATTTATTGCAAATTGATGTGGATAAAGAAATAGGAGAGTGGTTGGTACAGTTTTGTAATGATTTAAAAGAAAGTTCTAAAGGAACAATGTCCTATCAACAAATGAAAAACAGTTTTGAAGCCTACACCAATCAAGATTTTGAACCTTTTATTTTCTCAAAACAAGGCGAACAATTGCGCAATTTTGGATTGTTAATTGTTTAA
- a CDS encoding GNAT family N-acetyltransferase: MNEIQNIETERTIMRKLTKEDASDFYNLNLDREVLKYTGDKPFENIQASIDFLTNYDQYEKYGVGRLAVIDKATTKFIGWCGLKYSQDKNEYDIGFRFKRNYWNKGFATETAKKCLDFGFTELGIEKVVGRAMKENVGSIRVLEKIGMRFKENFDFDGQEGVIYELTKSK, from the coding sequence ATGAACGAAATTCAAAATATAGAAACTGAAAGAACGATAATGCGTAAACTGACAAAAGAAGACGCATCCGATTTCTATAACTTAAATCTTGACAGAGAAGTATTAAAATACACAGGAGACAAACCTTTTGAAAACATACAAGCTTCAATTGACTTTTTAACCAACTACGACCAATATGAAAAATATGGGGTTGGACGACTTGCTGTTATTGACAAAGCAACTACAAAATTTATTGGTTGGTGCGGACTAAAATATAGCCAAGATAAAAACGAATATGATATTGGATTTAGATTTAAGAGAAACTATTGGAATAAAGGTTTTGCTACTGAAACTGCAAAAAAATGTCTTGATTTTGGTTTTACAGAACTTGGAATTGAAAAAGTAGTTGGACGAGCAATGAAAGAAAATGTTGGTTCAATCAGAGTTCTTGAAAAAATAGGTATGAGATTTAAAGAAAACTTTGATTTTGATGGACAAGAAGGAGTAATTTACGAACTAACAAAAAGTAAATAA
- a CDS encoding DinB family protein: MNQKKEFRNNGAIGALLDEYEKSLNELIETINDISENELAEIIDFETNDEDCKSIQNILTHVVQSGYTYVVEIRKWLGENVDYKNKIKLQTAQDYKLALNEMFKYNEQLFFDYPNLELCENDPKKKISVRWGQNYDVEQLLEHAIVHILRHRRQIEKFKEKKPAANNVYKK; encoded by the coding sequence ATGAATCAGAAAAAGGAATTTAGGAATAATGGAGCAATTGGAGCCTTACTTGATGAATACGAAAAGTCATTGAATGAACTCATTGAAACTATTAATGACATTTCAGAAAATGAATTAGCAGAAATTATTGATTTTGAAACTAATGATGAAGATTGCAAGTCAATACAAAACATTCTGACTCACGTTGTCCAAAGTGGATATACCTATGTTGTGGAAATTAGAAAATGGTTGGGTGAAAACGTAGATTATAAAAACAAAATAAAACTTCAAACTGCCCAAGATTATAAATTGGCACTAAATGAAATGTTTAAATACAATGAACAGTTATTTTTTGACTATCCGAATCTTGAATTGTGCGAAAACGACCCGAAGAAAAAAATAAGTGTTCGGTGGGGACAAAACTATGATGTTGAACAACTACTTGAACACGCAATTGTGCATATATTGAGACACAGAAGACAAATTGAAAAATTTAAAGAAAAAAAGCCAGCAGCTAACAATGTATATAAAAAATAG
- a CDS encoding IS110 family RNA-guided transposase, with amino-acid sequence MKILKQVLGVDVAQDELVVALGTLHEDLTIETKNYQVFCNNEKGFKSLLQWVDKTKSKDVEVVFVMESTGVYHERFAYFLYDKGEKVVIVLPTKISNFMRTLDIKTITDKSCSIAIAQFGLSRKLEEWQPSNKVYKELQQLSREKNQVISERVVCMNQLHAEKAEAMPNIRTIKRLKARISLLEKQEKEINTDMLKEVENSQEASEAIQYMSSIPGVGKATAIAILAETNGFELIRNKKQLTSYAGLDIREKQSGTSVKGKARISKKGNRNLRKTLHFPSMTAVKFNQEHRELYQRIVNKTGVKMKGLVAVQRKLLELTYILYKTKTFYEVNFEENRAKTQIDFHPIEANL; translated from the coding sequence ATGAAGATATTAAAACAAGTTTTGGGAGTTGATGTTGCACAAGATGAGCTGGTTGTAGCTTTAGGAACCCTCCATGAAGATTTAACAATAGAAACGAAAAATTATCAGGTTTTCTGTAATAACGAAAAAGGTTTTAAATCGCTATTACAATGGGTCGATAAAACGAAATCTAAAGACGTAGAAGTTGTTTTTGTGATGGAGTCAACAGGGGTTTATCACGAGCGTTTTGCTTACTTTCTTTATGATAAAGGAGAGAAAGTAGTGATTGTATTGCCTACTAAAATCAGCAATTTCATGCGTACTTTAGACATTAAAACCATTACCGATAAAAGTTGCTCCATCGCCATTGCACAATTTGGATTAAGCAGAAAATTAGAAGAGTGGCAACCGTCAAATAAGGTTTACAAAGAGCTTCAGCAGTTGAGCAGGGAGAAAAACCAAGTAATCAGCGAGCGCGTGGTTTGTATGAACCAGCTTCATGCAGAAAAGGCAGAAGCTATGCCCAATATACGAACAATCAAACGATTGAAAGCAAGAATTTCATTGCTGGAAAAACAAGAAAAAGAAATCAACACCGATATGTTGAAAGAGGTAGAAAACAGCCAAGAAGCTAGCGAAGCAATACAATATATGAGTAGCATACCAGGCGTGGGAAAAGCCACAGCCATTGCAATTTTAGCAGAAACCAATGGTTTTGAACTGATAAGAAACAAAAAACAGTTAACCAGTTATGCCGGGTTGGATATTAGGGAAAAGCAATCAGGCACATCGGTAAAAGGCAAGGCAAGAATCAGCAAAAAGGGCAACAGGAATTTACGCAAAACACTTCATTTTCCATCAATGACGGCAGTAAAATTCAATCAGGAGCACCGTGAATTGTATCAACGCATAGTAAACAAAACAGGAGTTAAAATGAAGGGGTTAGTAGCTGTGCAGAGAAAATTATTAGAATTAACGTATATTTTATATAAAACCAAAACATTCTACGAAGTCAACTTTGAAGAAAATAGGGCGAAAACTCAAATAGATTTCCACCCTATAGAAGCTAACTTGTAG
- a CDS encoding SMI1/KNR4 family protein, whose amino-acid sequence MEEIIQKLDKYLSTLRPEYYSELNEPLDDSQLDKLEEYYKIEIPKDLRTLYKWKNGQKPNCYEAFVNNSCFIPLHQALYDASELTPMIGFDFEIENWWNENWIPIFQNGGGDSICFDLKGIFTEQKGQLIEFWHADNDRNVVAPTLEAFFSKIINFYETKEKEEFDEYFEVEEIENYPKKFILE is encoded by the coding sequence ATGGAAGAAATAATTCAAAAATTAGACAAATATTTATCTACACTAAGACCTGAATATTATTCGGAACTTAACGAACCTTTGGACGACTCTCAATTAGACAAATTAGAAGAATATTATAAAATTGAAATACCAAAGGATTTACGAACATTATACAAATGGAAAAACGGACAAAAACCAAATTGTTATGAAGCTTTTGTAAATAATTCTTGTTTTATTCCTTTACACCAAGCACTTTATGACGCTTCTGAACTTACGCCAATGATTGGATTTGACTTCGAAATCGAAAATTGGTGGAACGAAAACTGGATACCAATTTTTCAAAATGGAGGTGGCGACAGTATTTGCTTTGACCTAAAAGGAATTTTTACTGAACAAAAAGGACAGTTAATAGAGTTTTGGCACGCTGACAATGACCGAAATGTTGTTGCACCGACCCTCGAAGCATTTTTCAGTAAAATCATTAATTTTTATGAAACCAAAGAGAAGGAGGAATTTGATGAATACTTTGAAGTTGAAGAAATTGAAAACTATCCAAAGAAATTCATTTTAGAGTAA
- a CDS encoding toll/interleukin-1 receptor domain-containing protein: MSDLKYRLSDFYSPEFKAIFLDEIKNTVTEELKEHRDRSHGGKPSSTCQYEISAERLIFYLNQELGTLPKVVHQKYEILDKSIREKVFVSYSHFDKEYLSDIQRHFKPFKSQIDFWDDSRIQPGQKWKDEIRNAILETKVAILLVSTDFLGSDFISSDELPPLLEAAEKEGAVILIVILKPCLFEEFDDLNQFQAMNPPNRPVSKMDENEKEELFVNLVRQTRKVLNEK, translated from the coding sequence TTGAGTGATTTAAAATATCGATTATCGGACTTCTACTCGCCTGAATTTAAGGCGATTTTTTTGGACGAAATTAAAAATACTGTAACCGAAGAATTAAAAGAACATAGAGACAGGTCTCACGGAGGAAAACCGAGTTCGACTTGTCAATACGAAATTTCGGCTGAAAGATTAATTTTTTATCTCAACCAAGAATTAGGAACTTTACCAAAAGTTGTGCATCAGAAATACGAAATTCTAGACAAGAGCATTCGAGAAAAAGTATTTGTTAGTTATAGCCACTTTGATAAAGAATATTTAAGTGACATTCAAAGACACTTTAAGCCATTTAAAAGTCAAATCGACTTTTGGGATGATTCGAGAATACAGCCTGGACAAAAGTGGAAAGACGAAATCCGAAATGCTATTTTGGAAACCAAAGTTGCTATTCTTTTGGTTAGTACAGATTTCTTGGGTTCTGATTTTATTTCTTCAGACGAACTTCCACCTTTATTAGAAGCTGCCGAAAAAGAAGGTGCCGTAATTTTAATTGTAATTTTAAAACCTTGTCTATTTGAGGAATTTGACGATTTAAATCAATTTCAAGCAATGAATCCACCGAACAGACCTGTAAGTAAAATGGATGAAAATGAAAAAGAGGAATTATTTGTAAATCTCGTAAGACAAACTAGAAAAGTACTGAATGAAAAATAA
- a CDS encoding cation transporter: MNKTIFEITKMDCPSEENLIRMKLDGISSIVNLDFDIPNRKLTVFHSGETDQIEKSVLELNLGGKKISTEQTDQTEFNENSNQKKLLWSVLGINFAFFLIEMTTGIISKSMGLVADSLDMLADSFVYGISLFAVGGTLTRKKRIAKLAGYFQITLAIIGFVEVLRRFFGDEKLPDFSTMIIVSIFALIANGICLYILQKSKSKEEAHMKASMIFTSNDVIINLGVIIAGILVNWLSSNKPDLIIGTIVFVLVIQGAFRILKLSK; this comes from the coding sequence ATGAACAAAACGATATTTGAGATTACCAAAATGGATTGTCCTTCAGAGGAAAATCTAATCCGAATGAAATTAGACGGAATCTCAAGCATTGTGAATTTGGACTTTGACATTCCCAACCGAAAACTGACCGTTTTTCACAGCGGAGAAACTGACCAAATCGAAAAGTCTGTCCTCGAACTGAATTTAGGCGGAAAGAAAATATCGACCGAACAAACCGACCAAACTGAATTTAATGAAAACTCAAACCAGAAAAAACTACTCTGGTCTGTACTCGGAATAAATTTCGCATTTTTCCTAATCGAAATGACTACTGGAATAATCTCAAAATCAATGGGATTAGTTGCCGATAGTTTGGATATGCTTGCCGACAGTTTCGTTTACGGAATTAGTTTGTTTGCGGTTGGCGGAACTCTAACAAGAAAAAAACGGATTGCAAAACTTGCTGGTTATTTTCAAATAACACTTGCGATTATCGGATTTGTGGAAGTTTTAAGGAGATTTTTCGGAGACGAGAAACTTCCCGATTTTTCAACAATGATTATCGTTTCGATTTTTGCACTTATTGCAAACGGAATTTGTCTTTACATTTTACAAAAGTCAAAGAGCAAAGAAGAAGCTCATATGAAAGCAAGTATGATTTTCACCTCGAATGACGTGATTATCAATTTGGGAGTGATTATCGCAGGAATTTTAGTAAATTGGTTAAGTTCAAATAAACCTGATTTGATTATCGGGACAATCGTTTTTGTTTTGGTAATTCAAGGAGCATTTAGAATATTAAAATTGAGTAAATGA
- a CDS encoding UpxY family transcription antiterminator: MSEKKWYILRTNPKAEKKVALRLTTLGIENYLPLRKQIKSWSDRKKLVSEVLFKSFVFVYLTEKERQNVFEVPGIVRYLYFAGKIATLSEKEIEHIKYFCSLDDIKIDENYEKGDQVEVINGQLIGLKGELICSTSGNRLKIYIPVLDCFANITISKTEVRKIQVAV; the protein is encoded by the coding sequence ATGAGCGAAAAAAAATGGTACATTTTACGAACAAATCCAAAAGCCGAAAAAAAAGTCGCTCTGCGGTTGACAACTCTTGGAATTGAGAATTATTTGCCTCTTCGCAAACAAATTAAATCGTGGAGTGACCGAAAAAAATTAGTGAGCGAAGTGCTTTTTAAGAGTTTTGTTTTTGTGTATCTGACTGAAAAAGAACGACAAAACGTTTTCGAAGTTCCTGGAATTGTGCGCTATTTGTATTTCGCAGGAAAAATTGCAACTTTGAGTGAAAAAGAAATTGAACATATTAAATATTTTTGTAGTTTAGACGACATAAAAATTGATGAAAATTATGAGAAAGGCGACCAAGTAGAAGTGATAAATGGACAATTGATTGGACTAAAAGGAGAATTAATCTGTTCGACAAGCGGAAATAGACTGAAAATTTACATTCCTGTTTTGGATTGTTTTGCCAACATTACCATCAGCAAAACAGAAGTGAGAAAAATACAAGTTGCAGTTTAG
- a CDS encoding SMODS domain-containing nucleotidyltransferase, whose amino-acid sequence MASSIDTYLRSLSYSFYLKKDSAEITRINTSKDNLLANLDKELGILIKRRFVFGSYDRDTILPRSIDSKSDIDIMVVFNHTEYERTPETYRGWLKNFGDKYYKDRYGSEVVRSFPTVTIRLGNIHYDLVPAKEESTYWSSTLYIPGDYGWQTTDPNDVKSKLTEVNTKYNSVVRPIIRLMKAWNCTNGYPYDSYKLELFITGLNFYGDNVEKGFFYAVGQLSTEWNDSQTKKDKVTSLKYNIGKVKECLENYDVDGAKRWLHRVLPYG is encoded by the coding sequence ATGGCAAGTTCAATAGATACATATTTAAGAAGCTTATCCTACTCTTTTTACTTAAAAAAGGATTCAGCTGAAATTACAAGAATAAATACTTCAAAAGACAATCTTTTGGCAAACCTTGATAAGGAGTTAGGTATTCTTATCAAAAGAAGGTTTGTTTTTGGGTCGTATGACAGAGATACTATTCTTCCTCGTTCAATTGATAGCAAATCCGACATTGACATAATGGTTGTATTCAACCATACGGAATATGAAAGAACACCTGAAACGTATAGAGGCTGGTTAAAAAATTTCGGTGATAAATATTACAAAGATAGATATGGTTCAGAAGTAGTGAGGTCATTTCCTACTGTAACTATTAGACTTGGAAATATTCATTATGACCTTGTTCCAGCAAAAGAAGAGAGTACTTATTGGTCTTCGACATTGTATATCCCTGGTGACTATGGTTGGCAAACAACCGACCCAAATGATGTTAAGTCAAAACTTACCGAAGTAAATACGAAATATAATTCAGTCGTTCGGCCAATTATACGTCTTATGAAAGCGTGGAATTGCACAAATGGGTATCCGTATGATTCATATAAATTAGAGCTTTTTATCACTGGATTGAATTTTTATGGAGATAATGTAGAAAAAGGATTTTTCTATGCTGTTGGACAATTATCAACTGAATGGAACGATTCTCAAACAAAAAAGGATAAAGTAACAAGTTTAAAATACAATATTGGAAAGGTAAAAGAATGTTTGGAAAATTATGATGTAGATGGTGCGAAGAGATGGTTACATAGAGTTTTACCTTATGGATAA
- a CDS encoding SLATT domain-containing protein — MKNTKDKIKRIKVDSLYGKKKHFNAADRKEKQHYWIGIPLIVINVLTGSVLFYVLTDGVTNWIKFIPLVLALIAALLSGFQTFLNLQKKVEGHRRVGNKYLAIMKRCDRLQAYIEDDAIKDKHLIESVEEIANEIEVINKEAESFPTSKSDYELAKKGIESGEESYTESELEL, encoded by the coding sequence ATGAAAAATACTAAAGACAAAATAAAAAGAATTAAAGTTGACTCTCTTTACGGAAAGAAAAAACATTTTAATGCGGCTGACAGAAAAGAAAAGCAACACTATTGGATAGGAATTCCATTAATTGTAATTAATGTTCTGACTGGCTCTGTTTTGTTTTACGTTTTAACAGATGGTGTTACAAATTGGATAAAATTTATACCATTAGTTTTAGCACTTATTGCAGCTCTTTTAAGCGGATTTCAGACTTTTTTAAATCTTCAAAAGAAAGTTGAAGGACACAGAAGAGTTGGGAATAAATATTTAGCTATTATGAAAAGATGCGATAGACTTCAAGCGTATATTGAAGATGATGCAATAAAGGACAAACATTTGATTGAAAGTGTTGAAGAAATTGCAAACGAAATAGAGGTCATAAATAAAGAAGCGGAATCGTTTCCTACAAGTAAATCAGATTATGAACTTGCCAAAAAAGGAATTGAATCTGGAGAAGAATCATATACTGAAAGCGAATTAGAATTATAA
- a CDS encoding carboxypeptidase-like regulatory domain-containing protein, whose amino-acid sequence MKATYKLNIENPCKKKSWNEMNISDRSRFCSLCNKSVFDFMNWTDEEIINFLNKSDETICARLSYGQINRIISIKEKSKINKWQKIVASIVIISSTNIYATETNVEIIKHFQQFNSETYKKQIDKPNLIENDTIKNKISGTLIEEDSKNPIPNVIVEIKGTDIKTETDSLGHFHFLLPKDYLRKEIVILVNAEYGFEGQTERTIYKNELPISNLIIEKPGVLIGEIIYYKPKKWWQFWKKR is encoded by the coding sequence ATGAAAGCAACCTACAAACTAAATATCGAAAATCCTTGTAAAAAGAAGAGCTGGAATGAAATGAATATTTCGGACAGGTCAAGATTTTGTTCTTTATGCAATAAGAGCGTTTTTGATTTTATGAATTGGACAGACGAAGAAATTATTAACTTCCTAAATAAATCTGATGAAACGATTTGTGCAAGGCTCAGCTATGGACAAATAAATAGAATAATCTCCATAAAAGAAAAATCGAAAATAAATAAGTGGCAAAAAATTGTCGCAAGTATTGTAATAATATCTTCAACAAATATTTACGCAACAGAAACGAATGTTGAAATAATTAAACACTTTCAACAATTCAATTCAGAAACATATAAAAAGCAAATAGACAAACCAAACTTAATCGAAAACGACACTATAAAAAATAAAATTTCAGGAACATTAATCGAAGAAGATTCTAAAAATCCAATTCCTAATGTAATTGTTGAAATAAAAGGAACTGACATAAAAACAGAAACCGATTCGTTAGGACATTTTCACTTTTTGCTACCAAAGGATTATTTAAGAAAAGAAATTGTAATATTAGTAAATGCAGAATATGGTTTTGAAGGACAAACCGAAAGAACTATTTACAAAAATGAACTACCAATTTCAAATCTAATAATTGAAAAACCAGGCGTTCTAATTGGAGAAATCATTTATTACAAGCCGAAGAAATGGTGGCAATTTTGGAAAAAAAGATAA